In Topomyia yanbarensis strain Yona2022 chromosome 2, ASM3024719v1, whole genome shotgun sequence, one DNA window encodes the following:
- the LOC131683198 gene encoding ejaculatory bulb-specific protein 3-like → MKFFIAIFALLAVVAAQDVYTSKYDNIDVDEILRSDRLFKNYFQCLMDEGRCTPEGNELKRLLPEALETNCSKCSEGQRNGAIKAFGYLIENRPEEWKALLAKYDPENKYIEQYREEAAKNGIKL, encoded by the coding sequence atgaaattcttCATCGCCATTTTCGCCCTACTCGCCGTGGTAGCCGCACAGGATGTATACACCAGCAAGTACGACAACATAGACGTAGATGAAATTCTTCGATCGGATCGGCTCTTCAAAAACTACTTCCAATGTCTGATGGATGAAGGTCGTTGCACACCAGAAGGAAATGAGCTGAAGCGCCTTCTGCCGGAAGCCCTCGAAACCAATTGTAGCAAATGTAGCGAAGGACAGCGAAACGGTGCCATCAAAGCTTTTGGGTACCTGATCGAGAACCGCCCGGAAGAATGGAAAGCTCTGCTGGCCAAGTACGATCCGGAAAACAAATACATCGAACAGTACCGCGAGGAGGCCGCGAAGAATGGAATAAAATTGTAA